A window of Cryptomeria japonica chromosome 3, Sugi_1.0, whole genome shotgun sequence contains these coding sequences:
- the LOC131874396 gene encoding uncharacterized protein LOC131874396 has product MEWKLLIPPNINVISKQVKRVNAFWETPKRGWYKLNFDGAAKGNPGWAGYGSILRNEDGIILGSIGGNMGVATNNEVETLAMVRGIKFCVDQGYSKVEIEGESQIVINAVIKQKTPNWKLHQYLDDIKQNLNRIQQYKITHVYREANRAMDQLANEGIIVGKGVEVTNWMDGMEKLTRL; this is encoded by the coding sequence ATGGAATGGAAATTGTTAATCCCACCTAATATAAATGTGATATCAAAGCAGGTAAAAAGGGTGAATGCGTTTTGGGAAACTCCAAAGAGGGGATGgtacaagctcaattttgatggggcagcgaAAGGTAATCCCGGATGGGCAGGCTATGGAAGCATATTAAGAAATGAAGATGGAATCATTTTGGGAAGTATAGGAGGCAATATGGGTGTAGCTACCAATAATGAGGTAGAAACTTTGGCTATGGTTAGGGGTATCAAATTTTGTGTTGACCAAGGATATAGCAAGGTGGAAATTGAAGGTGAGTCACAGATAGTTATTAATGCAGTCATAAAACAAAAAACACCAAATTGGAAGTTACATCAATATTTGGATgacataaaacaaaatttaaatcgAATACAACAGTAcaagataactcatgtatatcgtgAAGCAAACAGAGCTATGGATCAGCTGGCAAATGAAGGGATCATTGTGGGAAAAGGGGTAGAGGTAACAAATTGGATGGATGGAATGGAGAAATTAACGAGATTGTGA